The genomic region GCAAAAGAACCTTGTGCTTTAGCACTTGTCATAAATTCAATAAACTTAACTGCGTTTTCAGTGTTTTTAGCGTGCTTTAGTAGACCAATTCCACTTACGTTTACGTGAGTTCCATTTGTATCTTGGTTAGGGAAGAACACACCAACCTGTTCAGCAACCTTTACATCTTCAGGATCTGTAGAGTTGATTAATCTTCCTACATAGTACGTATTTGAAATGGCTACATCACCTTCACCTGCAACAACTGCCTTAATTTGGTCAGTATCGCCACCTTTAGGCTCTCTTGCCATGTTTGCTACAATTCCAGTAGCCCATTCCTTTGCCTTTTCCTCTCCATTTAACTCAAGGAAAGAAGCTAGTAAAGATTGGTTATAAATGTTTTCAGAAGAACGGATTAAAACTTTTCCTTGCCACTTTGCATCTGTTAAAGCTTCATAGGTTGATAGGTCACTAGGATTCACACGGTCTTTCGAATAAACGATCACACGAGCGCGCTGTGTTAAAGCTACCCATTGATTATCAGCATCACGAAGCTTAGCTGGGATGTTACTATTTACAGTTTCGCTTACAATTGGTTGGAATAAATCTTGTTCTTTAG from Bacillus mesophilus harbors:
- a CDS encoding Fe(3+) ABC transporter substrate-binding protein translates to MKKSSFLWSSVFALLLVFSLLAGCSSTEETATPAEEKVETKTEETTAATEETKEDPGELNLYTARHYDTDDAIYAAFTEETGIKVNVIKGEGDELMERLTREGEATQGDVFITVDAGNLHRAKEQDLFQPIVSETVNSNIPAKLRDADNQWVALTQRARVIVYSKDRVNPSDLSTYEALTDAKWQGKVLIRSSENIYNQSLLASFLELNGEEKAKEWATGIVANMAREPKGGDTDQIKAVVAGEGDVAISNTYYVGRLINSTDPEDVKVAEQVGVFFPNQDTNGTHVNVSGIGLLKHAKNTENAVKFIEFMTSAKAQGSFAEGNNEYPANPSVEASETLKSWGEFKTQEIDMTILGEKNADAVKLYNEVGWK